In one window of Juglans regia cultivar Chandler chromosome 3, Walnut 2.0, whole genome shotgun sequence DNA:
- the LOC108983229 gene encoding serine/arginine-rich splicing factor 4-like, translating into MSLYIGNLSARTQRGELEHIFRRFGSCNVQLKKDGYGFVVFDVRPDAEKALKALQGRKICGEPLTLTWSNKQPRPFRKYERGARSYESQHGMNAGRGGDYASRKMGSNSWRDYKMGFKHPESDGGRLHSADMLDNETAYNEDNIKHNTEEKFQTLHDEGGNVIANLADNDRWGGKAFDPSNDNGVENGIGFDRYEPYQGYDGKGGSENQRIGYTGGSPATRSSQEKLGKEQIDAAALNSPNDSKPRKARYICGGSGHKVRNCPKEHSSWRKPTKFDLREDDDANRSGRGKGELDRCGSRSWGKLQLSRDDMSVRRQKDNRIATGSRNHRRLIKGGSSPITKEADREHEEDYGGKKRRRRENGSLRQSVAKKARRPISSSHHFKYSTSRSHTTSQSSKSPPNSNRSRSASSRADSSSSNSRSTSKSQYTAFRSYKTRSSPISPTSLSLSPSSLNKVPLYLKGFLHNATTPESKAILAEQGQLIDRNADSENVKIEKPMMVGNETVPSSSKVEDLEKDHHMERNEIDNHIMSGSLFELTNPSKMLLDKGTLTARSLSPERLGEITEFQNSGVLEMEQMPPPIKKPDSEMIAINQTSCSTSISLEEMYVALKHYGLELPKENERHLSIEAYFGSASLWPWEIIYFRRLKKGPMSIENYARRVAQNKEFCIVDKYIRSSSGWGEMGEDNS; encoded by the coding sequence ATGTCGTTGTATATCGGTAATCTATCAGCTCGAACTCAGAGAGGTGAACTCGAACACATTTTCCGGAGGTTCGGGAGTTGTAATGTGCAGCTTAAGAAAGATGGATATGGGTTTGTAGTATTTGACGTCCGTCCAGATGCAGAGAAAGCTTTGAAGGCTCTGCAGGGTAGGAAGATCTGTGGTGAGCCTTTGACTCTTACATGGTCTAATAAACAGCCTCGACCTTTTCGAAAATATGAAAGAGGTGCTCGATCATATGAGTCACAACATGGAATGAATGCTGGAAGAGGAGGAGATTATGCCAGTAGAAAAATGGGTTCAAATAGTTGGAGAGATTACAAAATGGGTTTTAAACACCCAGAAAGTGATGGAGGAAGGCTCCATTCTGCTGACATGCTTGATAATGAGACAGCCTACAATGAAGACAACATAAAACATAATACCGAggaaaaatttcaaactttgcATGATGAAGGTGGAAATGTCATAGCCAACCTTGCGGACAATGATAGATGGGGTGGGAAAGCTTTTGACCCCTCAAACGATAATGGGGTAGAAAATGGAATAGGATTTGACCGATATGAACCTTACCAGGGTTATGACGGCAAAGGTGGAAGTGAGAACCAAAGGATAGGATATACAGGCGGTTCTCCTGCAACAAGAAGTTCTCAAGAGAAATTAGGCAAAGAACAGATTGATGCTGCAGCTTTAAACTCCCCCAATGATTCTAAACCTCGGAAAGCTCGCTACATTTGTGGGGGTTCTGGTCACAAAGTGCGTAATTGTCCCAAAGAACATTCTTCGTGGAGAAAGCCAACCAAGTTCGATCTTAGGGAGGATGATGATGCCAATAGAAGTGGTAGAGGCAAAGGAGAGCTGGATAGATGTGGATCCAGATCATGGGGAAAACTGCAGTTGAGTAGGGATGATATGTCAGTAAGGAGACAGAAGGATAATAGGATAGCAACTGGTTCACGAAACCATCGGAGGTTGATAAAAGGTGGAAGCTCCCCCATAACAAAGGAAGCTGATAGGGAGCACGAAGAGGACTATGGAGGTAAGAAGAGAAGGAGGAGGGAAAACGGAAGTCTTAGACAAAGTGTTGCCAAGAAAGCTCGGAGGCCAATTTCGTCTTCTCACCATTTCAAGTATAGCACATCTAGATCACATACGACTTCCCAATCGTCAAAGTCTCCACCAAATTCAAATAGATCGAGATCTGCATCTTCCAGAGCCGATTCCTCGTCTTCTAATTCAAGGTCAACTTCTAAATCACAGTATACTGCATTCAGAAGTTATAAGACTAGGTCAAGCCCAATCTCGCCAACATCCTTGTCTCTGTCACCATCCTCTTTAAATAAGGTGCCATTATATCTGAAAGGCTTTCTGCATAATGCTACTACTCCTGAATCCAAGGCCATTCTAGCTGAACAAGGACAACTAATAGACCGTAATGCTGACTCTGAGAATGTTAAGATTGAAAAGCCAATGATGGTGGGGAATGAAACTGTACCATCATCCTCTAAAGTAGAAGATTTGGAAAAGGACCATCATATGGAGAGGAATGAGATTGACAACCATATTATGTCTGGGTCATTATTTGAACTTACAAATCCAAGCAAGATGCTGTTGGATAAAGGTACTCTTACTGCTCGGAGTTTATCTCCCGAGAGACTGGGAGAGATAACTGAATTTCAAAATTCTGGGGTATTGGAGATGGAGCAAATGCCACCACCAATCAAGAAGCCAGATTCAGAAATGATTGCCATTAACCAGACTAGCTGTTCAACGAGCATATCATTAGAGGAGATGTACGTGGCTCTGAAGCATTATGGCCTGGAACTCcccaaagaaaatgaaaggcaTCTATCCATCGAGGCATACTTTGGTTCTGCTAGCTTATGGCCTTGGGAGATCATTTACTTCAGGAGGCTGAAAAAGGGCCCTATGTCAATTGAGAACTATGCCAGGCGGGTTGCTCAGAATAAAGAGTTTTGCATTGTGGATAAGTATATCAGAAGCAGTAGTGGATGGGGAGAAATGGGTGAAGACAACTCTTGA